AGACGAGGATGCCCCATCCAAATCCGATTACGGTGAAGAGAACCGCCGCTAACCGCAACGCCGTCACCGATATGCCAAACTGTTCCGCGAGGCCGGCGCACACCCCTGCGATCATTCTCCCTCTGCGGGAACGGTACCACGTGCCCGACAGGACGGAGTTCTCCAACAAGCTGCTGCAATAGCGGCATTTCACCGCCTGGTCTTGAATTTCTTCGGCACAATAGGGGCATCGTTTCA
This genomic interval from Candidatus Binatia bacterium contains the following:
- a CDS encoding PspC domain-containing protein; its protein translation is MKRCPYCAEEIQDQAVKCRYCSSLLENSVLSGTWYRSRRGRMIAGVCAGLAEQFGISVTALRLAAVLFTVIGFGWGILVYVVLWVIMPYRSTEVGKGELVPRA